Within Psychrobacter sp. DAB_AL43B, the genomic segment CGTCATTAATATCACTATCATCCCATAAAAAACGCTCATACATCGCTTGATAGTCTTTTAGTAAATTCAATACTTCGGTATTACTAGCGGTTGGCAAACAGGCTTTCAGAGTTTTTTGGAGGGCATCAATGGCTTCAATTTTGCTGGTATTATCCACTTTTTGCATGGACTTACTGAGTGCTAAGCAGGTCTTGGCATCTACCGCTGAGTTATCAGCAATCGCAGGTTTGGGCGTTTTGTTTACGGATGGTTGGCGGATTTGGTCGGTGCTGTCTTTTGCCTCTACTTCAGGCGCTTCTGATTTAGGCTGACAAGCACTTAAGGTAAACAGCAAGCTCATCCCTATAGTGAATGATAAAATAGTTTTTTGCATGCGTTACGTCCTGTAAATAAGGGATAAAAAGAGCAAGGGTTATCTTAGAAAACTACGTTGATATGACGATATTTTTTGAAGGCATTTTTTGAAAACACATTTTTTATATCAAGCTAAGAATATCAGCTTAATAAGCTTATAAGACCGCATAAATAATAACGTTTAATAATCCAAAAATATACGTATGTCGGTGTTTTTGTTTGTAAATTTCACTTGGAATACTGACTTTTACCCCTATAAAGAACACGGCTTATACATAGCATGCTTAGTCAGTTCAAGAAGCAAAAGTACGTGCTATTGACCAATTATCGATAAACTTTATAACTGTCGTTTTATAACAACAAACAAGGCTTTTTATGGCATACGATAATTTATTCGAACCCATCAAAATGGGCACTCAGACGTTAAAAAACCGCATAATCATGGCACCCTTAACCCGCTTACGTGCGGTCGAGCCAGGCGATATTCCAACTGTGCTTGCTAGCGAATATTACTCGCAGCGTAGCGGTGCAGGGTTAGTGATTACCGAAGCGACGCAGGTATCTTTTCAGGCAAAAGGTTATGCGGGCGCACCGGGTATCCATACCCAAGACCAAACGACCGCATGGAAAACCATCGTTGATAATGTCCATGCAAAAGGCGGCAAAATTGTCGTACAGTTATGGCACACGGGTTTGGTCGCGCATGAAAGTGTCCAACCTGATGGCAAAGCGCCAATCTCTGCCTCTGATGTCCATGTTGGTGTGCGCACCTCACTTCGCGATAGCAATAACCAAGCCATTCGTGTTGAGGCGACTCCCCCGCGCCCAGCCACCCCTGAACAAATACAGCAAGTCATCGCTGACTTTGGTCTTGCCACCAAAAACGCCAAAGAAGCAGGCTTTGATGGGGTAGAAATTCATGGTGCTCATGGCTATCTGTTGCATCAGTTTTGGGCTCAGCATACTAACCAACGTGATGATGAATATGGCGGCAGTCGTGACAACCGTGCCCGTTTGACGCTGGATGTCATCGATGCTTGTGTCGACGCTTGGGATGCTGATCATGTCGGTATTCGTATTTCACCGCTTGGTACTTTCAATAATGTCGAAGCCGGTTATCATGAAGATGAAAACATTTGGATAATTGAGCAGATTAATAAACGCGGCCTGATGTATCTGCATCTCTCTGAGCCTGATTGGGCAGGCGGTACACCGTATAGCAACGAATTCCGTCAGCGCGTTCGCGATGCCTTTGGTCAAATGATTATCGCCGCTGGTGGTTATACCGCTGAAAAAGCTGAGAAAAATATCAAAGATGGTTATATCGATGCGGTTGCCTTTGGTCGTGACTATATTGCCAACCCTGACTTGGCTGAGCGTATCCGCGAAGGCGCACCGCTTAATGAACAGCTTCCAGAGAGCTTTTATGGTGGCGGCACAGAGGGCTATACCGATTATCCATTTTTAAACCAAGCATAATCGTTTATTAATCAATGCTCTTGATGAAAATAGAGTGATAGCCAAAAAAGCCACCTTGCTAATGATAGCAAGGTGACTTTTTTAATGATCCAATTTAACTATATTGCCCTAATAGCTATCTCAGCTATTTACCAAAGTTACCGGTTTGATAGTCACGAAACGTTTGTTTTAACTCCGCTTCTGTATTCATCACAAACGGTCCGTAGCCTGCAATCGGTTCACCGATAGGCTCGCCACTTAATAGCAATAGTTTGACGGGTGCGAGCGTTTCCCCTGCAGTTGCGGTAGTAGGGAAGTTTAGCTCAATAGTATCACTAGATTGTTTAGATGCCTGCTCAATTTGAGAATCTACACCAGTTTGAGCAGGCGCTTCAAACTGAATCAGGCTACCAGCTGCCACAGGTGTATTGTTAATAAGTAGCTCGCCTTCTTGCACCAATAACATGACATTGTGTGTGCTCGGTACTTGCAACGTCGTTGACCCTGCGCTATGCAAGGCAATATCCCACATATTAATAGCGGTAAAAGTACTTGCCGCGCCGGATGTGTCTTGCGATTGACTAGCACTTTGCCACTGACCTGCAATAATAGCGGCTTTTCCAATAGAACGTCCATTCTCATTAGCCAGTAAATCAATAATAGGTAAATCAGCGCGTTTAAGGGTTTGATATTTAGGAGCAGTCAGTTTGTGCGAGCTTGGCAGATTGACCCACAATTGCACCATACTAAAAAGCCCGCCGCGTTGACTAAATGCTGGCGAGTGGAACTCTTCGTGCATAATGCCGCGCCCAGCA encodes:
- a CDS encoding alkene reductase encodes the protein MAYDNLFEPIKMGTQTLKNRIIMAPLTRLRAVEPGDIPTVLASEYYSQRSGAGLVITEATQVSFQAKGYAGAPGIHTQDQTTAWKTIVDNVHAKGGKIVVQLWHTGLVAHESVQPDGKAPISASDVHVGVRTSLRDSNNQAIRVEATPPRPATPEQIQQVIADFGLATKNAKEAGFDGVEIHGAHGYLLHQFWAQHTNQRDDEYGGSRDNRARLTLDVIDACVDAWDADHVGIRISPLGTFNNVEAGYHEDENIWIIEQINKRGLMYLHLSEPDWAGGTPYSNEFRQRVRDAFGQMIIAAGGYTAEKAEKNIKDGYIDAVAFGRDYIANPDLAERIREGAPLNEQLPESFYGGGTEGYTDYPFLNQA
- a CDS encoding pirin family protein, whose translation is MRSIKNIHSDKESHWVGDGFYVKTLVNHLEDNPDFNYQHTDPFLLLDYGKPTSFEPNPNYESRPHGVGQHPHKGFETVTIAYAGEISHGDSTGGYGVIQEGDVQWMTAGRGIMHEEFHSPAFSQRGGLFSMVQLWVNLPSSHKLTAPKYQTLKRADLPIIDLLANENGRSIGKAAIIAGQWQSASQSQDTSGAASTFTAINMWDIALHSAGSTTLQVPSTHNVMLLVQEGELLINNTPVAAGSLIQFEAPAQTGVDSQIEQASKQSSDTIELNFPTTATAGETLAPVKLLLLSGEPIGEPIAGYGPFVMNTEAELKQTFRDYQTGNFGK